One Frankia alni ACN14a DNA window includes the following coding sequences:
- a CDS encoding glycosyltransferase: MKIATLVKTGDGPLWIIPHVLAARESGDQVVVLLPAPDHTDSRVARELTALGIEVVESPAPRRRASPAAQIVGIVRLRARLRELGVDVVHYHLYASALAVRLATLGTRITRVYMVAGPLYLDNTPIRWAERVLCRLDHLLIASSADIRGRYAALGLPAHRMRTLSYGVDLERFSPADDERRRAARAQLDLGEDEFVAVCVAYFYPPKRLVHPGQGVKGHEVLLAAWARFAERGGRGTLILLGGGYGEAGERYREQVRAWAARLPGNEWVRWVDSVTDVRPFYAAADVNVVSSWSESYGAGAEASACGVPSVATAAGGLPELVDEETGWLVGLGDAVAMADALQEAAAGRRTPVARRRGEAARVRAEKLLDRRALSHDVVAALHHAARVRQAPRRGLHRAPSPRPSSGQSSPSSPPSQPSRPSHPSRPFPSLSALLAARRAGRDRPDRGALAGQVRRSSLAALPGRAARAAVRTYLLRTDPVGYARSIGVRLGADCRFIGVTAATFGTEPYLIRLGERVAIADGVRFITHDGAATRLRREHPDIDVVAPIRVGNDTAIGMNAIIMPGVTIGSDVVIAAGSVVMRDVPARSLVAGAPARVVTDVEQWERRMLARSVGTGAMSPQRKREVFLDRFAAELAADPSDIVSTAN, encoded by the coding sequence ATGAAGATCGCCACATTGGTCAAGACCGGGGACGGGCCGTTGTGGATCATTCCGCACGTGCTCGCCGCGCGGGAGTCCGGCGACCAGGTGGTCGTGCTGCTGCCCGCGCCCGACCACACCGACAGCCGGGTGGCGCGTGAGCTGACGGCGCTGGGGATCGAGGTCGTCGAGAGTCCGGCTCCCCGGCGCCGCGCGTCGCCGGCCGCGCAGATCGTCGGGATCGTTCGGCTGCGGGCGAGGCTGCGCGAGCTCGGCGTCGACGTCGTGCACTACCACCTGTACGCGTCGGCGCTGGCGGTCCGGCTCGCCACCCTGGGTACCCGGATCACCCGGGTCTACATGGTCGCGGGGCCCCTCTACCTGGACAACACCCCGATCCGGTGGGCCGAGCGGGTGCTGTGCCGGCTCGACCACCTGCTCATCGCGTCCAGCGCGGACATCCGCGGCCGGTACGCGGCCCTCGGACTGCCGGCGCACCGGATGCGCACCCTGTCCTACGGCGTCGACCTGGAGCGCTTCAGCCCGGCCGACGACGAGCGGCGGCGGGCGGCGCGGGCGCAGCTCGACCTCGGCGAGGACGAGTTCGTCGCGGTCTGCGTGGCCTACTTCTACCCGCCGAAGCGGCTGGTCCATCCGGGCCAGGGCGTCAAGGGCCACGAGGTGCTCCTCGCGGCGTGGGCCCGCTTCGCCGAGCGGGGCGGCCGCGGGACGCTGATCCTGCTCGGTGGGGGCTACGGCGAGGCCGGCGAGCGCTACCGCGAGCAGGTCCGGGCATGGGCCGCCCGGCTGCCCGGCAACGAGTGGGTGCGCTGGGTCGACAGCGTCACCGACGTCCGGCCGTTCTACGCGGCCGCGGACGTCAACGTCGTGTCGTCGTGGTCGGAGAGCTACGGCGCCGGGGCCGAGGCGTCCGCGTGCGGGGTTCCCTCCGTCGCCACCGCGGCCGGCGGGCTGCCGGAACTGGTCGACGAGGAGACCGGCTGGCTCGTCGGACTCGGCGATGCCGTGGCGATGGCGGACGCCCTGCAGGAGGCCGCGGCCGGCCGGCGCACGCCCGTGGCCCGCCGCCGCGGCGAGGCGGCCCGGGTGCGGGCGGAGAAGCTGCTCGACCGCCGGGCGCTCAGCCACGATGTGGTGGCGGCACTGCACCACGCCGCCCGCGTGCGGCAGGCGCCGCGCCGCGGGCTGCATCGGGCGCCGTCCCCGAGGCCCTCCTCGGGTCAGTCGTCCCCGTCCTCCCCGCCCTCCCAGCCATCCCGGCCATCCCACCCATCCCGGCCGTTCCCGTCGCTCTCTGCGCTCCTGGCGGCCCGTCGGGCCGGGAGGGACCGGCCGGACAGGGGGGCGTTGGCCGGGCAGGTCCGCCGGTCGTCGCTCGCGGCGCTGCCCGGTCGGGCGGCGCGGGCGGCCGTCCGCACCTACCTGCTGCGCACCGATCCGGTGGGGTACGCCCGCAGCATCGGGGTGCGGCTGGGCGCGGACTGCCGGTTCATCGGGGTCACCGCCGCCACCTTCGGCACCGAGCCCTACCTGATCAGGCTGGGTGAGCGGGTGGCCATCGCCGACGGCGTCCGGTTCATCACGCACGACGGCGCGGCGACCCGACTGCGCCGGGAGCACCCCGACATCGACGTGGTCGCGCCCATCCGGGTCGGCAACGACACCGCGATCGGGATGAACGCGATCATCATGCCCGGCGTCACGATCGGCTCCGACGTGGTGATCGCCGCCGGCTCCGTGGTGATGCGCGACGTCCCGGCGCGGTCCCTGGTCGCCGGGGCGCCGGCCCGGGTGGTGACCGACGTCGAGCAGTGGGAGCGGCGGATGCTCGCCCGCTCGGTGGGCACCGGGGCGATGAGCCCGCAGCGCAAGCGGGAGGTGTTCCTCGACCGGTTCGCGGCGGAGCTCGCGGCGGATCCGTCTGATATTGTTAGCACCGCTAATTAA
- a CDS encoding TIGR03620 family F420-dependent LLM class oxidoreductase — MVAAQPGHELGNVGVWTFAFDGQPANRVREAAAEIEELGYGALWCGEAFGRDAVGQAWLLLSATRRITVASGIANIAFRDPIAMATAARTLGEAFPGRYLLGLGGHRVDDTVHLLDGYPMPALGRAVSTMDAYLAAMDAVPAHSPPPQVAVRRVLAALGPKMLSLAAERTWGAHPYFVPVEHTRRAREIMGPQAFLGVEQAVVLDSDVDRAREVATAHVAAYVAVESHQTANLRRLGFGDDDILGGPSRRLVDAIVAYGDDQTIHDRVRRHFDAGADHVCIQALAADPTALPDHQWRELAPALRGAATAPR; from the coding sequence ATGGTGGCAGCGCAGCCAGGACACGAGCTCGGCAACGTCGGCGTCTGGACCTTTGCCTTCGATGGTCAGCCGGCCAACCGGGTGCGGGAGGCCGCGGCGGAGATCGAGGAGCTGGGCTACGGCGCCCTGTGGTGCGGGGAGGCGTTCGGTCGGGACGCGGTGGGCCAGGCGTGGCTGCTGCTGTCGGCCACCCGGAGAATCACCGTCGCGTCCGGCATCGCGAACATCGCGTTCCGCGACCCGATCGCCATGGCGACCGCGGCCCGCACACTGGGTGAGGCGTTCCCGGGGCGCTACCTTCTCGGCCTCGGTGGGCACCGGGTCGATGACACCGTCCACCTGCTGGACGGCTATCCCATGCCCGCCCTGGGCAGGGCGGTCTCGACGATGGACGCCTACCTGGCGGCCATGGACGCCGTCCCCGCCCACAGCCCGCCGCCGCAGGTGGCCGTGCGCCGCGTGCTGGCCGCGCTCGGCCCGAAGATGCTGTCGTTGGCGGCGGAGCGGACGTGGGGGGCGCACCCGTACTTCGTGCCCGTCGAACACACCCGCCGGGCCCGCGAGATCATGGGCCCGCAGGCGTTTCTCGGGGTGGAACAGGCTGTCGTCCTGGACTCCGACGTCGACCGCGCCCGGGAGGTCGCCACCGCGCACGTCGCCGCCTACGTCGCCGTGGAGTCGCACCAGACGGCGAACCTGCGGCGCCTCGGCTTCGGCGACGACGACATCCTCGGCGGCCCGAGCCGCCGCCTCGTCGACGCCATCGTCGCGTACGGCGACGACCAGACGATCCATGATCGGGTACGCCGGCACTTCGACGCAGGTGCGGACCACGTCTGCATCCAGGCCCTCGCCGCCGACCCGACCGCACTGCCCGACCACCAGTGGCGCGAGCTCGCGCCGGCGCTGCGCGGCGCTGCGACCGCGCCGAGGTGA
- a CDS encoding aconitate hydratase has product MDSFGSTGSLAVGDRTYTIRRLDAVPGADRLPYSLKVLLENLLRTEDGANITADHVRALANWDPAAAPSQEIQFTPARVIMQDFTGVPCVVDLAAMREAMAALGGDPAKINPLAPAELVIDHSIIADHFGRPDAFELNAALEFSRNRERYQFLRWGQAAFDNFTVVPPNTGIVHQVNLEHLARVVFTKDTPEGTLAYPDTLVGTDSHTTMINGLGVLGWGVGGIEAEAAMLGQPVSMLIPTVVGFKLTGELPAGTTATDMVLVITEQLRRHGVVGRFVEFYGEGVTNVPLANRATIGNMSPEYGSTCAIFPIDDETLNYLRLSGRPAELVALVEAYAKEQGLWHDPSREAAYTTTLELDLSTVVPSLAGPKRPQDRVPLSNAKQAFRAALANYAQPSVFTNGGADEADAESFPASDPAAAFADKPSDAPISVNAVAGDITSRPANPTSVTLADGSTVELDHGAVAVAAITSCTNTSNPQVMVGAALLARNAVEKGLTRKPWVKTTLAPGSKVVMDYYERAGLVPYLDKVGFNLVGFGCTTCIGNSGPLPEEISAAVNDADLAVVSVLSGNRNFEGRINPDVKMNYLASPPLVVAYALAGTMDINLDTDPLGYGSDGQPVYLRDIWPSEAEVSAVVADAIQSEMFESDYADLSGDERWRSLPVGDGGEVSRTFAWADDSTYVRHPPYFEGMATKPEARTDIIDARVLAVLGDSVTTDHISPAGSIKKDSPAGRYLAEHGVAPGDFNSYGSRRGNHEVMIRGTFANIRLRNRLAPGTEGGVTRHLPDGQEMAIYDAAQKYAAEGVPLVVLAGKEYGSGSSRDWAAKGTSLLGVRAVIAESYERIHRSNLIGMGVLPLQFPAGESVESLGLTGEESFTITGLADVDEKTPSLTVRAGDKTFDAVVRIDTPGEAEYYRHGGILLYVLRSLL; this is encoded by the coding sequence ATGGACAGCTTCGGCAGTACCGGATCGCTCGCGGTGGGTGATCGCACCTACACGATCAGGCGGCTGGACGCGGTGCCCGGGGCCGATCGACTCCCCTACAGCCTGAAGGTGCTGCTGGAGAACCTTCTGCGCACCGAGGACGGCGCCAACATCACCGCGGACCACGTCCGGGCGCTGGCGAACTGGGACCCGGCGGCGGCACCGAGCCAGGAGATCCAGTTCACCCCCGCTCGCGTGATCATGCAGGACTTCACCGGCGTGCCCTGTGTGGTCGACCTCGCCGCCATGCGCGAGGCGATGGCCGCCCTCGGGGGCGACCCGGCGAAGATCAACCCGCTGGCTCCGGCCGAGCTCGTGATCGACCACTCGATCATCGCCGACCACTTCGGCCGGCCGGACGCCTTCGAGCTCAACGCCGCGCTGGAGTTCAGCCGTAACCGGGAGCGCTACCAGTTCCTGCGCTGGGGCCAGGCGGCGTTCGACAACTTCACCGTCGTCCCGCCGAACACCGGCATCGTGCATCAGGTCAACCTGGAGCACCTGGCCCGGGTCGTGTTCACCAAGGACACCCCCGAGGGCACGCTGGCCTACCCGGACACGCTGGTGGGCACGGACAGCCACACCACGATGATCAACGGCCTGGGCGTGCTCGGCTGGGGCGTCGGCGGCATCGAGGCCGAGGCCGCGATGCTCGGCCAGCCCGTGAGCATGCTGATCCCGACCGTCGTCGGCTTCAAGCTGACCGGCGAGCTGCCCGCCGGCACGACGGCCACCGACATGGTCCTCGTGATCACCGAGCAGCTGCGCCGTCACGGCGTGGTCGGCCGGTTCGTCGAGTTCTACGGCGAGGGCGTCACCAACGTCCCGCTGGCCAACCGGGCGACCATCGGCAACATGAGCCCCGAGTACGGCTCCACCTGCGCGATCTTCCCGATCGACGACGAGACGCTGAACTACCTGCGCCTGTCCGGCCGGCCGGCGGAGCTGGTCGCGCTGGTCGAGGCGTACGCCAAGGAGCAGGGCCTCTGGCACGACCCGAGCCGTGAGGCCGCCTACACGACCACCCTGGAGCTCGACCTGTCGACGGTCGTGCCGTCGCTGGCCGGGCCGAAGCGGCCGCAGGACCGCGTGCCGCTGTCGAACGCCAAGCAGGCGTTCCGCGCCGCGCTGGCCAACTACGCCCAGCCCTCGGTGTTCACCAACGGTGGCGCGGACGAGGCCGACGCCGAGTCGTTCCCCGCCTCCGACCCGGCGGCGGCGTTCGCGGACAAGCCGTCGGACGCCCCCATCTCGGTGAACGCCGTCGCCGGCGACATCACCAGCCGGCCCGCCAACCCGACATCGGTCACCCTCGCCGACGGCTCCACGGTGGAGCTCGACCACGGGGCCGTCGCGGTGGCCGCGATCACCTCCTGCACCAACACCTCGAACCCGCAGGTGATGGTGGGCGCGGCGCTGCTGGCCCGCAACGCGGTGGAGAAGGGGCTGACCCGCAAGCCGTGGGTCAAGACGACGCTGGCCCCGGGCTCCAAGGTCGTCATGGACTACTACGAGCGCGCCGGGCTCGTGCCGTACCTGGACAAGGTCGGCTTCAACCTGGTCGGGTTCGGCTGCACCACCTGCATCGGCAACTCCGGCCCGCTGCCGGAGGAGATCAGCGCGGCGGTGAACGACGCCGACCTCGCGGTGGTCAGCGTGCTGTCCGGCAACCGTAACTTCGAGGGCCGGATCAACCCCGACGTCAAGATGAACTACCTGGCGTCCCCGCCGCTGGTCGTCGCCTACGCGCTGGCCGGGACGATGGACATCAACCTCGACACCGACCCGCTCGGCTACGGCAGCGACGGCCAGCCGGTGTACCTGCGCGACATCTGGCCGAGCGAGGCCGAGGTGTCCGCGGTCGTCGCCGACGCGATCCAGTCGGAGATGTTCGAGTCGGACTACGCCGACCTCTCCGGCGACGAGCGCTGGCGCTCGCTGCCGGTCGGCGACGGCGGCGAGGTGTCGCGGACGTTCGCCTGGGCCGACGACTCGACCTACGTCCGTCACCCTCCGTACTTCGAGGGCATGGCGACCAAGCCCGAGGCGCGCACGGACATCATCGACGCCCGCGTGCTCGCGGTGCTGGGGGACTCGGTCACCACCGACCACATCTCCCCGGCCGGTTCCATCAAGAAGGACTCGCCGGCCGGCCGCTACCTCGCCGAGCACGGCGTCGCCCCCGGCGACTTCAACTCCTACGGGTCGCGGCGCGGCAACCACGAGGTCATGATCCGCGGCACGTTCGCCAACATCCGCCTGCGCAACCGGCTGGCGCCCGGCACCGAGGGCGGCGTCACCCGGCACCTGCCCGACGGCCAGGAGATGGCGATCTACGACGCGGCGCAGAAGTACGCCGCCGAGGGCGTGCCGCTGGTCGTGCTCGCCGGCAAGGAGTACGGCTCGGGCTCGTCGCGTGACTGGGCGGCCAAGGGCACCTCGCTGCTGGGCGTGCGCGCCGTCATCGCCGAGTCCTACGAGCGGATCCACCGTTCCAACCTGATCGGCATGGGCGTGCTGCCCCTGCAGTTCCCGGCGGGTGAGTCGGTGGAGTCGCTCGGCCTGACCGGCGAGGAGTCGTTCACGATCACCGGTCTCGCCGACGTCGACGAGAAGACGCCGTCGCTCACCGTCCGCGCGGGGGACAAGACGTTCGACGCGGTCGTGCGCATCGACACCCCCGGCGAGGCGGAGTACTACCGCCACGGCGGCATCCTGCTCTACGTCCTGCGCTCCCTGCTCTAG
- a CDS encoding TetR/AcrR family transcriptional regulator, with protein sequence MAAPAGRAPGQRPPRADARRNRELLLAAARTAFEEAGPDTSLVEIARRAGVGQGTLYRHFPTRADLLQAVLADRIETLCRRAAQLSAAESPDGALAAWLRLFLVHVHGNQGLAGAFMVEEIEPWVADCHRVIVEAAADLLRRAQRTGTARPDLTPDDLVQLVVGIALATARSDNADQADRLLTLALDAVRRPAG encoded by the coding sequence ATGGCGGCACCGGCTGGGCGCGCCCCCGGGCAACGCCCGCCGCGCGCGGATGCCCGGCGCAATCGGGAGCTCCTGCTCGCCGCCGCGCGCACGGCGTTCGAGGAGGCCGGACCGGACACGTCCCTCGTCGAGATCGCCCGCCGGGCCGGAGTTGGGCAGGGAACCCTCTACCGGCACTTCCCCACCCGGGCGGACCTGTTGCAGGCCGTCCTCGCCGACCGGATCGAGACGCTGTGCCGGCGGGCGGCGCAGCTGTCGGCCGCCGAGTCCCCGGACGGCGCGCTGGCGGCCTGGTTGCGCCTGTTCCTCGTCCACGTCCATGGGAACCAGGGCCTCGCCGGCGCCTTCATGGTCGAGGAGATCGAACCGTGGGTCGCGGACTGCCACCGCGTCATCGTGGAGGCCGCAGCCGACCTTCTCCGCCGCGCCCAGCGGACCGGAACGGCCCGCCCGGACCTGACCCCCGACGATCTCGTCCAGCTCGTCGTCGGGATCGCCCTGGCAACCGCCCGCAGCGACAACGCCGACCAGGCCGACCGGTTGCTCACGCTGGCCCTCGACGCCGTACGGCGACCAGCAGGGTGA
- the wzy gene encoding O-antigen polysaccharide polymerase Wzy, translating into MAPLLTAPPTHTVPPDRAVRLDQVAQLDQVAPPTRTARPDRGAAPSRRASGVALAGCLLALFAVAAWSSSFAALAEHSAARLSVAVVAGCVLLCVRAQPRGVWACSSVYLITLSVFHFGVAALFATGTSFDRIRAQYDFRWLGVYPMSRLFAVATLGVVSAAVGVAAMTCLRAVRAGGESSEPAAIHRSGAAADRAAGAVDWPAPADRPALPDRPDLRAPVGFALLAVSVLGLVAIVLATGGIGLLFGSYAAVGETALRGPLVPYVLLGLGLGLVLAVIGGPSRWRTAALVVFALFAVVALPLGLRGEVMFPAVAAAAVAARRRIVVRGVVVLLGAVILLALIGGLREIRQSGLAATRLGAITFSPVDGIAELGASIRPIGSVLEWRDEFGERPPAGSTFYGQIDRLVSGRLLGLPQPPQFSDERLFNVLMLDREGPIGGSPIAEAYYNFGARGVVGFLLLTGLVVAWMDHGRSGRGTDTACLVLLVPLITEVRNAFAAVPVQVMLGLGVLGLTRAAEIVAARTPRTAPTRARRDPPRPSPTRPRPPRRAGQSGQIGRPWQTGQKWQKGRSGRAPVGRPGQIGRLPEQVVRRARRAGQQSLPAWSESAVAVGASVRGPWMTVDPAPSTLGRRVGMAHPYRGIGRVGAVVTGWLGLSALASLGQAVVTARMLPLSGRGALVVLLTVSALGSLVGGLGTNVAFRHYFGRGDPRVSLGDYLGLSAAAALPAAALITVASLQVIHLSGGARVDAALVLAIAVLAAANLLAVQVLDALNAAGSIVLAAGLVAATGLAQLGLLLAGPRHPSLAHILVILALCWAAQAVTGVTALARMGLSVRPRADPRAWRLLVVKGVPALGLNVGATMAFRFDRLLVAAFGGAGAAAVYSIAAATGEALRLLPGSVGQVVFHRAARGVLSRAALRTVTRSLLALLLVAAAVLALAAPWLVRTLFGPGYAAAVTPMRLLLVAELLLAPFLVECRALTGLGRTGAAGGAGLLGLAVSLATYPVLVPWRGPAGAAIGSMLAYALMTALARRALRGELVAPFARPAVPPTVAILRVADLVSPVRTRSSARAGRGRSAASPRKGEALMAPHPARDTLVVEPTAHGGRLVFYRRAADAAYWDELWDAQPADYRRARAGHLPLHLRRAVRRHLRPGGRVLEAGCGPGQFSVAMAARGFAVEAVDWAPRAVERLRAAAPEIRVWQGDVRRLDVPDGRYDAVYSPGVCEHFEDGPQEVLRETLRVLRPGGIALVSTPCFSPLLRVLSRGAGAGGARAGGVGAGGAGYEGAGVGGAGSGGGPVWLPRPRAGAGEFYQYAFTPAELAAVLRAVGFERVRAHPYGALATALEFTAAGRAVSTRVPRPHLRPLEAALDLLGAAHLSGRACLWVARRPAHPPGSSRVPRPAASPAALPSTTRKDRSA; encoded by the coding sequence GTGGCCCCCCTCCTGACCGCCCCGCCCACTCACACCGTCCCGCCCGATCGTGCCGTCCGGCTCGATCAGGTCGCACAGCTCGATCAGGTCGCCCCGCCCACTCGGACCGCTCGGCCCGATCGGGGCGCGGCGCCGTCGCGACGGGCGAGCGGGGTGGCGCTCGCCGGCTGCCTGCTGGCCCTGTTCGCGGTCGCGGCCTGGTCGTCGTCGTTCGCCGCGCTGGCGGAGCACTCCGCCGCCCGGCTCAGCGTCGCGGTGGTCGCCGGCTGCGTGCTGCTGTGCGTCCGGGCCCAGCCGCGTGGGGTGTGGGCCTGCTCGTCGGTCTACCTGATCACCCTGTCGGTGTTCCACTTCGGGGTGGCGGCGCTGTTCGCCACCGGCACCTCCTTCGACCGGATCCGCGCTCAGTACGACTTCCGCTGGCTGGGCGTCTACCCGATGAGCCGGCTGTTTGCCGTGGCCACCCTGGGGGTCGTCAGCGCCGCGGTGGGCGTGGCGGCGATGACGTGCCTACGGGCCGTGCGTGCCGGCGGCGAGAGCTCCGAGCCCGCCGCGATCCACCGGTCGGGTGCCGCCGCGGATCGAGCGGCCGGCGCCGTGGACTGGCCCGCCCCCGCGGATCGGCCGGCCCTCCCGGATCGACCGGACCTGCGTGCGCCCGTCGGATTCGCGTTGCTCGCGGTGTCGGTCCTCGGACTCGTCGCGATCGTGCTCGCCACCGGCGGAATCGGGCTGCTGTTCGGGTCGTACGCCGCGGTCGGCGAGACGGCGCTGCGCGGTCCGCTGGTGCCCTACGTGCTGCTGGGCCTGGGCCTGGGCCTCGTGCTCGCGGTCATCGGCGGGCCGAGCCGGTGGCGCACGGCGGCTCTGGTGGTGTTCGCCCTGTTCGCGGTCGTGGCGCTGCCGCTCGGGCTGCGGGGCGAGGTGATGTTCCCGGCCGTCGCGGCGGCGGCGGTGGCCGCCCGGCGACGCATCGTGGTACGCGGGGTCGTCGTCCTGCTCGGCGCGGTCATCCTGCTCGCGTTGATCGGTGGGCTGCGGGAGATCCGCCAGTCCGGCCTCGCCGCCACCCGGCTCGGCGCCATCACCTTCAGCCCCGTCGACGGGATCGCCGAGCTCGGGGCCTCGATTCGTCCGATCGGGTCGGTGCTCGAGTGGCGCGACGAGTTCGGCGAGCGCCCGCCCGCGGGCTCGACCTTCTACGGCCAGATCGACCGGTTGGTGTCCGGGCGGCTTCTCGGCCTCCCGCAGCCCCCCCAGTTCAGCGACGAGCGGCTGTTCAACGTGCTGATGCTCGATCGGGAGGGTCCCATCGGGGGGTCGCCGATCGCCGAGGCCTACTACAACTTCGGCGCTCGCGGCGTCGTCGGCTTCCTGCTGCTGACCGGACTCGTGGTGGCCTGGATGGACCATGGCCGGTCCGGGCGCGGGACGGACACGGCCTGCCTCGTCCTGCTCGTCCCGTTGATCACCGAGGTGCGCAACGCCTTCGCGGCGGTGCCGGTCCAGGTGATGCTCGGACTGGGCGTGCTCGGGCTGACCCGGGCCGCCGAGATCGTGGCCGCCCGCACCCCCCGCACCGCCCCCACCCGGGCGCGCCGGGATCCGCCGCGGCCCAGCCCGACTCGCCCGCGCCCGCCTCGTCGCGCCGGGCAGTCCGGGCAGATCGGGCGACCCTGGCAGACGGGGCAGAAATGGCAAAAAGGGCGGTCGGGGCGGGCGCCGGTCGGGCGGCCTGGGCAGATCGGGCGGCTACCGGAGCAGGTGGTGCGACGGGCCAGGCGCGCGGGGCAGCAGTCCCTGCCGGCGTGGTCCGAGTCGGCGGTGGCGGTGGGAGCGTCGGTCAGGGGGCCGTGGATGACGGTGGACCCCGCACCGTCCACGCTCGGTCGGCGGGTGGGCATGGCGCACCCCTACCGCGGGATCGGCCGGGTCGGCGCGGTGGTCACCGGGTGGCTGGGGTTGTCCGCTCTCGCCAGCCTGGGCCAGGCGGTGGTCACCGCGCGGATGCTGCCCCTGAGCGGGCGCGGGGCGCTGGTGGTCCTGCTGACGGTCTCCGCGTTGGGCTCGCTCGTCGGCGGGCTCGGCACGAACGTCGCGTTCCGTCACTACTTCGGCCGCGGCGACCCGCGGGTGTCCCTCGGCGACTACCTGGGCCTCTCCGCCGCCGCGGCCCTACCCGCCGCCGCCCTGATCACCGTGGCGTCGCTGCAGGTGATCCACCTGTCCGGCGGGGCGCGGGTGGATGCCGCTCTGGTGCTCGCGATCGCCGTCCTCGCCGCCGCGAACCTGCTCGCCGTGCAGGTGCTCGACGCGCTCAACGCCGCCGGCTCGATCGTGCTGGCCGCCGGGCTCGTCGCCGCCACCGGGCTCGCCCAGCTTGGGCTGCTGCTGGCCGGCCCGCGCCATCCGTCCCTGGCGCACATCCTGGTGATCCTCGCGCTGTGCTGGGCCGCGCAGGCGGTGACCGGGGTGACGGCGCTGGCCCGGATGGGCCTGTCCGTGCGGCCGCGGGCCGACCCGCGGGCCTGGCGGCTGCTGGTCGTCAAGGGCGTCCCCGCGCTCGGGCTCAACGTGGGCGCGACGATGGCGTTCCGGTTCGACCGGCTGCTGGTCGCGGCCTTCGGCGGCGCCGGCGCCGCCGCCGTGTACTCGATCGCCGCCGCCACCGGCGAGGCACTGCGACTGCTGCCCGGTTCGGTCGGCCAGGTGGTCTTCCACCGCGCCGCGCGGGGCGTGCTGTCCCGCGCGGCGCTGCGGACGGTGACCCGCAGCCTGCTCGCCCTTCTGCTGGTCGCCGCGGCCGTCCTCGCGCTCGCCGCGCCGTGGCTGGTGCGGACCCTGTTCGGGCCGGGCTATGCCGCGGCGGTCACCCCGATGCGCCTGCTGCTGGTCGCCGAACTCCTGCTGGCCCCGTTCCTGGTCGAGTGTCGGGCGTTGACGGGCCTCGGCCGCACCGGTGCGGCCGGTGGCGCCGGGCTGCTCGGCCTGGCCGTGTCGCTGGCGACCTACCCGGTGCTCGTGCCCTGGCGGGGACCCGCCGGCGCCGCGATCGGCAGCATGCTCGCCTACGCGCTCATGACGGCGCTGGCCCGCCGTGCGCTGCGGGGGGAGCTCGTCGCCCCGTTCGCCCGTCCCGCCGTGCCGCCGACGGTTGCCATTCTCCGCGTCGCCGACCTCGTCTCGCCCGTCCGGACCAGGTCGTCCGCGCGAGCCGGGCGGGGACGGTCGGCTGCCAGTCCTCGGAAAGGGGAGGCCCTGATGGCACCACATCCGGCGCGCGACACCCTCGTCGTCGAGCCGACCGCTCACGGCGGGCGGCTGGTGTTCTACCGCCGGGCGGCCGACGCCGCCTACTGGGACGAGCTGTGGGACGCCCAGCCCGCGGACTACCGCCGAGCCCGCGCGGGCCATCTCCCGCTTCACCTGCGCCGGGCCGTCCGTCGCCACCTGCGGCCGGGCGGCCGGGTCCTGGAGGCCGGGTGCGGGCCGGGGCAGTTCAGCGTCGCGATGGCGGCGCGGGGATTCGCCGTCGAGGCGGTGGACTGGGCGCCGCGCGCCGTCGAGCGGCTGCGCGCGGCCGCTCCCGAGATCCGCGTCTGGCAGGGCGACGTCCGCCGGCTCGACGTGCCCGACGGGCGGTACGACGCCGTCTACTCGCCGGGCGTGTGCGAGCACTTCGAGGACGGCCCGCAGGAGGTGCTGCGCGAGACCCTGCGCGTGCTGCGACCGGGCGGGATCGCGCTGGTCTCCACGCCGTGCTTCAGCCCGCTGCTGCGCGTCCTGAGCCGCGGCGCCGGGGCTGGTGGTGCCCGGGCTGGTGGCGTCGGCGCCGGTGGCGCCGGGTATGAGGGCGCCGGCGTTGGTGGCGCGGGCTCCGGCGGGGGGCCGGTCTGGCTGCCGCGGCCGCGTGCGGGTGCGGGTGAGTTCTACCAGTACGCCTTCACCCCGGCGGAGCTGGCCGCCGTGCTGCGCGCCGTCGGCTTCGAGCGGGTGCGGGCGCATCCCTACGGAGCGCTCGCCACGGCGCTGGAGTTCACCGCCGCCGGCCGGGCCGTGTCCACCCGCGTTCCCCGCCCGCACCTGCGGCCGCTGGAGGCCGCCCTCGACCTGCTCGGCGCGGCCCACCTGTCCGGCCGGGCCTGCCTGTGGGTGGCCCGCCGGCCGGCGCACCCGCCGGGGTCGAGCCGCGTCCCGCGACCCGCGGCGTCGCCCGCCGCCCTCCCGTCCACGACCCGGAAGGACCGTTCCGCATGA
- a CDS encoding VOC family protein, with product MTVRFNHTIVAARDRHESATFLSRLLSLPAPVPAGHFLAVQLADGVTLDYADTGTEISAQHYAFLVSDEVFDAAIERIRTQGVEHWADPARQHPGEINTNDGGRGVYFQDPGGHFMEIITVPYGGF from the coding sequence ATGACCGTTCGTTTCAACCACACCATCGTCGCAGCACGCGACCGGCACGAGTCGGCGACCTTTCTCAGTCGGCTGCTCTCACTGCCCGCACCGGTACCTGCCGGACATTTTCTGGCCGTGCAACTCGCCGACGGCGTCACGCTGGACTACGCCGACACCGGCACCGAAATCTCGGCCCAGCACTATGCCTTCCTGGTCTCGGACGAGGTTTTCGACGCCGCGATCGAGCGGATCCGGACGCAGGGTGTCGAGCACTGGGCGGACCCGGCGCGACAGCACCCAGGTGAGATCAACACCAACGACGGCGGCCGGGGCGTGTACTTCCAGGACCCGGGCGGCCACTTCATGGAAATCATCACCGTGCCGTACGGCGGTTTCTGA